From the Lathyrus oleraceus cultivar Zhongwan6 chromosome 4, CAAS_Psat_ZW6_1.0, whole genome shotgun sequence genome, one window contains:
- the LOC127076031 gene encoding cytochrome b561 and DOMON domain-containing protein At3g07570 has protein sequence MKAPIQLLFIITSLGSFLHAKPETDSCTSNLSLKVPLPFDTANLHCLSVWDAQGFILRYVQTSANIWSFILSTPDTNSYIAMGFSASGSMVGSSAIVGWVASRGSNGGIKQYYLGGVTSNQVVPDKGNLQVIGNSTFISLQSPRLYMVFQLETNEPLSWLILATGSTGIFPAAPDYSLTKHLDKFSTRIDYSKANPGSSQVNGSSSSQGDGSSSQGDSCSSKLNLSVPLLFDTSKLNCLPVWNAQGFILRYSQTSSNIWSFILSVPNQNSYISIGFSPNGGMVGSSAIVGWISSNGASGGMKQYYLSGYGPNQVVPNRGNLPIINNSTLITSQSSRLYMAFQLQTNHPLSRLIYAIGPNGVFPTVPSFALMQHQDKVSITINYATGSSALGNPNLNLKRSHGVLNILGWGIFIIMGAIVARYFKDWDQFWFNFHVSVQSLGFVLGLIGVISGLILNNQLHIDFNLHKVLGIIILVLACLQIMAFVARPKKGSKVRKHWNLYHHNIGRIVIILSIANIFYGIHLGNEGSGWMVGYGIVLAILISIAVIFEIGLWNKS, from the exons ATGAAGGCACCTATTCAACTCCTCTTCATAATTACCTCTCTTGGTTCATTCCTCCATGCAAAGCCAGAAACTGACTCGTGTACCAGCAATCTGAGTCTCAAAGTTCCTCTACCTTTTGATACTGCCAACCTTCACTGCCTTTCTGTATGGGATGCTCAAGGTTTCATCCTCAGA TATGTTCAGACTTCTGCAAACATTTGGAGCTTTATTCTCTCAACACCAGACACAAATTCCTACATAGCTATGGGGTTTTCGGCCAGCGGCAGCATGGTGGGTTCAAGTGCAATTGTAGGGTGGGTGGCATCTAGAGGATCCAATGGAGGGATAAAGCAGTATTACCTTGGTGGAGTTACCTCAAATCAGGTAGTCCCTGATAAAGGCAACTTACAGGTTATAGGCAATTCAACCTTCATCAGTTTACAATCGCCTCGTCTTTACATGGTGTTTCAGTTAGAAACTAACGAACCTCTGTCATGGTTGATACTCGCCACTGGATCCACTGGTATATTCCCTGCAGCACCAGATTATTCGCTAACAAAACACCTAGACAAGTTTTCCACAAGAATAGACTACTCAAAAG CAAACCCTGGAAGTTCACAAGTGAATGGAAGTTCTTCTTCACAAGGAGATGGAAGTAGTTCACAAGGTGACTCATGTAGCTCCAAGCTAAACCTAAGTGTTCCTCTTCTCTTTGACACATCCAAGCTCAATTGTCTTCCTGTTTGGAATGCCCAAGGTTTCATCCTAAGA TATTCTCAAACTTCTTCAAACATATGGAGCTTCATTCTCTCAGTACCAAACCAAAACTCTTATATATCAATAGGGTTCTCTCCCAATGGAGGCATGGTAGGTTCAAGTGCAATTGTAGGGTGGATCTCATCCAATGGTGCTAGTGGTGGCATGAAACAGTATTATCTATCAGGGTATGGACCAAACCAAGTGGTTCCAAATAGAGGCAACTTGCCAATTATTAACAATTCAACTTTGATCACATCACAATCATCACGTTTGTACATGGCATTCCAGTTACAAACTAATCATCCTCTTTCTCGGTTGATCTATGCCATTGGACCCAATGGTGTTTTTCCTACGGTTCCAAGTTTTGCTCTAATGCAGCACCAAGATAAAGTTTCCATTACCATCAATTATGCCACAG GTTCAAGTGCACTAGGAAACCCAAATTTGAACCTAAAGAGAAGCCATGGGGTGTTGAATATATTGGGGTGGGGTATCTTTATCATAATGGGAGCAATAGTTGCTCGTTACTTCAAAGATTGGGATCAATTTTGGTTTAATTTTCATGTTTCGGTTCAATCATTAGGTTTTGTTCTTGGCCTAATCGGTGTAATTAGTGGACTAATCCTCAATAATCAACTCCATATTGATTTTAATCTTCACAAAGTACTTGGAATCATCATTCTTGTTCTTGCTTGCCTCCAG ATAATGGCTTTTGTTGCTAGACCAAAAAAGGGATCAAAAGTGAGAAAACATTGGAATTTGTATCATCATAACATAGGGAGAATAGTAATTATATTATCCATAGCAAACATTTTCTATGGAATCCATTTAGGGAATGAAGGAAGTGGATGGATGGTAGGTTATGGAATTGTGCTTGCAATATTAATCTCTATTGCAGTTATTTTTGAAATTGGACTCTGGAATAAAAGTTAA